One Aegilops tauschii subsp. strangulata cultivar AL8/78 chromosome 7, Aet v6.0, whole genome shotgun sequence genomic window carries:
- the LOC109743317 gene encoding pentatricopeptide repeat-containing protein At1g03540, producing MPPPRIALSAPHHDVLRLLDAQDLPAAARLAAAHASSPLSLAAVLLRHPPPRLGYCLHARAARAGLLNDRYLANALLAFYVRLPRHLPHALRAFDDLPQRDVVAHSSILAAFLHAGLPRRALQSLRSMAAGADGVSPNAHAFSAAVKACAVLHDRNAGACVHGSILVRGFSDDDIVLSALVDMYGHAASPGDARKAFEEMRAPDGICYTSLLSAFVRNDWFEEAVRWFRTMVMTNGVELDGCTFGSMMTALGNLRRVRQGRVAHAQVLTRGLCGNVIVESSTLDMYAKCGAMLEARKVFDKMQVRNAVSWCALLGGYCNNTEYEKVLVLFRQMDRECDDSYSLGTILRACAGLSSVKPGKEIHCRFLRSGGWRDVVVESALVDLYAKCGAVDYAYRVFEASSVRNTITWNAMIGGFAQNGHAEHAINLFNRMVSEGAKPDYVSFIGVLFACNHTGMVEQGRNYFKSMSKDYGIAPGIEHYNCIVDLLSRVELLEEAEDLINKSPFRDDSSLWAPILGASSTHSNPDVAERVAKKMMELKPQYHLSYVLLENVYRTVGRWEDALEIRRLMRSRKVEKEPGMSWIDVNRSKQHMSNVNGAASELVASEDIITCDN from the coding sequence ATGCCCCCACCGAGGATCGCCTTGTCCGCGCCCCACCACGACGTACTCCGCCTCCTCGACGCCCAGGACCTACCCGCCGCGGCGCGCCTCGCGGCCGCGCACGCCTCGTCCCCCCTCTccctcgccgccgtcctcctccgccacccgccgccccgtCTCGGGTACTGCCTCCACGCccgcgccgcgcgcgcgggcCTCCTCAACGACCGCTACCTCGCCAACGCCCTCCTCGCCTTCTACGTCCGCCTCCCGCGCCACCTACCCCACGCGCTCAGGGCGTTCGACGACCTCCCTCAGCGCGACGTCGTCGCGCACTCCTCCATCCTCGCCGCGTTCCTCCACGCGGGGCTTCCCCGCCGCGCTCTCCAGTCGCTCAGGTCCATGGCCGCCGGCGCGGACGGCGTCTCACCCAACGCCCACGCATTCTCCGCCGCCGTCAAGGCCTGCGCTGTGCTCCACGACCGCAACGCGGGCGCCTGCGTCCACGGGAGCATCCTTGTCCGCGGATTCAGCGACGATGACATCGTGCTGAGTGCGCTAGTCGACATGTACGGCCATGCGGCTTCGCCAGGTGATGCACGGAAGGCGTTCGAGGAAATGCGCGCCCCTGATGGGATATGCTACACCTCGCTGTTATCAGCATTTGTGCGGAACGATTGGTTTGAGGAGGCTGTGAGATGGTTCCGGACTATGGTCATGACGAATGGGGTTGAGCTGGATGGCTGCACATTTGGTTCAATGATGACAGCGCTAGGGAACTTGAGGAGGGTGAGGCAGGGCCGCGTGGCGCATGCTCAGGTACTGACCCGTGGTCTTTGTGGGAATGTGATCGTGGAGAGCAGCACGCTCGACATGTACGCCAAGTGCGGGGCGATGTTGGAGGCACGCAAGGTGTTTGACAAGATGCAGGTCAGGAATGCAGTTTCATGGTGTGCGTTGCTTGGAGGTTATTGCAATAACACAGAGTACGAGAAGGTTCTTGTGCTGTTTCGACAGATGGATAGGGAATGCGATGACTCATATAGCTTGGGGACTATTCTAAGGGCATGTGCTGGCCTATCTTCTGTAAAGCCAGGAAAAGAGATCCATTGCCGGTTTCTGAGGAGTGGAGGCTGGAGAGATGTGGTTGTTGAGTCTGCACTTGTAGACCTATATGCAAAATGTGGCGCTGTAGACTATGCTTATAGAGTTTTTGAAGCAAGCAGTGTCCGTAACACAATTACTTGGAATGCCATGATTGGCGGCTTCGCTCAGAATGGCCATGCTGAGCACGCTATCAATTTGTTCAATCGGATGGTCAGCGAAGGGGCGAAACCCGACTACGTCAGTTTCATTGGTGTTCTTTTTGCATGTAATCATACTGGAATGGTTGAGCAAGGACGGAACTACTTCAAATCTATGAGCAAAGACTATGGCATTGCCCCCGGAATCGAACACTACAATTGCATTGTTGATCTTCTCAGCAGAGTAGAACTTCTGGAGGAGGCTGAAGATCTGATAAACAAGTCACCTTTCAGAGATGATTCGTCCTTGTGGGCACCAATCCTTGGTGCTTCTTCCACACATTCAAACCCAGATGTAGCAGAAAGGGTTGCCAAGAAAATGATGGAGTTAAAGCCTCAGTACCACTTGAGCTACGTTCTTCTTGAAAATGTGTACAGAACAGTTGGACGGTGGGAAGATGCTTTAGAGATAAGGAGGCTGATGAGATCAAGAAAGGTCGAAAAGGAGCCCGGAATGAGCTGGATTGATGTAAACAGAAGCAAACAACATATGTCAAATGTTAATGGGGCAGCTTCAGAACTAGTAGCCTCCGAGGACATCATCACATGTGACAACTGA
- the LOC109743311 gene encoding protein IQ-DOMAIN 33 isoform X2: MIERVEPLERSPGDHKRRWGSLRLYLYLCGDENGAGAEDGEDDDDGTVSARSFETCAMTQDAQAPAAADQRRRDVNGGAHGHAEQVHVQWSPGERTKPFTEDEAATLIQSAFRRFMERGRLLQEELRRSSGQECCYGEALKSPASACTIAASVEVQVGESLSNLRLSDDGASVSAQHRAGHSQKPRPQVFRAKEEWDDSTLSSNVLRMRIQSKMEATTRRERALAYAFSQQLRSGGTKKRSSRSEQGEFNVGWSWLERWMATRQAEPGADDSASKNATDAGSAVAGRRVVVVRRRQDVAVEEKESCGSNDVSAISFDGSSAGGRSGLSCYRPGKNRLRGPRNLPRRKVAAASSDHHRLQQRSHKVSKKARQREEKQQLQKDHQVEAEAYDPRQPPTDY; this comes from the exons ATGATTGAACGCGTGGAGCCACTG GAAAGGAGCCCCGGCGACCACAAGAGGAGGTGGGGCTCTCTGAGGCTGTACCTGTACCTGTGCGGCGACGAGAACGGCGCGGGTGCCGAGGACGGGGAGGACGACGATGACGGGACGGTCTCGGCCAGGAGCTTTGAGACCTGCGCGATGACGCAGGACGCCCAAGCTCCGGCGGCAGCCGATCAGCGTCGCCGTGACGTGAACGGCGGCGCACACGGCCACGCTGAACAAGTGCACGTTCAGTGGAGCCCCGGCGAGCGGACGAAGCCGTTCACCGAGGACGAGGCGGCGACGCTGATCCAGTCCGCATTCAGGAGGTTCATG GAAAGGGGGCGCTTGCTGCAGGAGGAGCTGAGGAGAAGCTCCGGACAAGAGTGCTGCTACGGTGAAGCGCTCAAGAGCCCTGCCTCGGCGTGCACCATCGCCgcgtcggtggaggtccaggtaGGGGAGTCCCTGAGCAACCTCCGGCTGAGCGACGACGGCGCGTCGGTGTCGGCGCAGCACCGGGCGGGCCATAGCCAGAAGCCGCGGCCCCAGGTCTTCAGAGCCAAG GAGGAGTGGGACGACAGCACGCTGAGCTCCAACGTGCTGAGGATGAGGATCCAGAGCAAGATGGAGGCCACCACGCGGCGCGAGCGGGCCCTCGCCTACGCCTTCTCGCAGCAG CTGAGGAGCGGCGGCACGAAGAAGCGGTCGTCGCGGTCGGAGCAGGGGGAGTTCAACGTGGGGTGGAGCTGGCTGGAGCGGTGGATGGCGACGCGGCAGGCCGAGCCCGGCGCCGACGACAGCGCGAGCAAGAACGCCACGGACGCCGGGTCAGCGGTGGCCGGGCGGCGGGTGGTGGTGGTGAGGCGGCGGCAGGACGTGGCCGTCGAGGAGAAGGAGAGCTGCGGCTCCAACGACGTGTCCGCCATCAGCTTCGACGGCTCCAGCGCCGGCGGCCGGAGCGGCCTGAGCTGCTACAGGCCCGGCAAGAACCGGCTCAGGGGGCCCAGGAACCTGCCGCGGCGCAAGGTGGCGGCCGCGTCGTCGGACCACCACCGGCTCCAACAAAGATCCCACAAGGTGAGCAAGAAGGCGCGTCAGAGGGAGGAGAAGCAGCAGCTGCAGAAGGATCATCAAGTCGAGGCCGAGGCCTACGATCCCCGCCAGCCTCCGACGGATTACTGA
- the LOC109743311 gene encoding protein IQ-DOMAIN 33 isoform X1, whose product MGLAGGIVRRVLSKSPCGSSSSAGGGRGGHSERSPGDHKRRWGSLRLYLYLCGDENGAGAEDGEDDDDGTVSARSFETCAMTQDAQAPAAADQRRRDVNGGAHGHAEQVHVQWSPGERTKPFTEDEAATLIQSAFRRFMERGRLLQEELRRSSGQECCYGEALKSPASACTIAASVEVQVGESLSNLRLSDDGASVSAQHRAGHSQKPRPQVFRAKEEWDDSTLSSNVLRMRIQSKMEATTRRERALAYAFSQQLRSGGTKKRSSRSEQGEFNVGWSWLERWMATRQAEPGADDSASKNATDAGSAVAGRRVVVVRRRQDVAVEEKESCGSNDVSAISFDGSSAGGRSGLSCYRPGKNRLRGPRNLPRRKVAAASSDHHRLQQRSHKVSKKARQREEKQQLQKDHQVEAEAYDPRQPPTDY is encoded by the exons ATGGGCCTCGCCGGCGGCATTGTCCGGAGAGTCCTCTCCAAGAGCCCCTGCGGCTCCTCCTCGTCGGCCGGCGGCGGACGCGGCGGCCACAGC GAAAGGAGCCCCGGCGACCACAAGAGGAGGTGGGGCTCTCTGAGGCTGTACCTGTACCTGTGCGGCGACGAGAACGGCGCGGGTGCCGAGGACGGGGAGGACGACGATGACGGGACGGTCTCGGCCAGGAGCTTTGAGACCTGCGCGATGACGCAGGACGCCCAAGCTCCGGCGGCAGCCGATCAGCGTCGCCGTGACGTGAACGGCGGCGCACACGGCCACGCTGAACAAGTGCACGTTCAGTGGAGCCCCGGCGAGCGGACGAAGCCGTTCACCGAGGACGAGGCGGCGACGCTGATCCAGTCCGCATTCAGGAGGTTCATG GAAAGGGGGCGCTTGCTGCAGGAGGAGCTGAGGAGAAGCTCCGGACAAGAGTGCTGCTACGGTGAAGCGCTCAAGAGCCCTGCCTCGGCGTGCACCATCGCCgcgtcggtggaggtccaggtaGGGGAGTCCCTGAGCAACCTCCGGCTGAGCGACGACGGCGCGTCGGTGTCGGCGCAGCACCGGGCGGGCCATAGCCAGAAGCCGCGGCCCCAGGTCTTCAGAGCCAAG GAGGAGTGGGACGACAGCACGCTGAGCTCCAACGTGCTGAGGATGAGGATCCAGAGCAAGATGGAGGCCACCACGCGGCGCGAGCGGGCCCTCGCCTACGCCTTCTCGCAGCAG CTGAGGAGCGGCGGCACGAAGAAGCGGTCGTCGCGGTCGGAGCAGGGGGAGTTCAACGTGGGGTGGAGCTGGCTGGAGCGGTGGATGGCGACGCGGCAGGCCGAGCCCGGCGCCGACGACAGCGCGAGCAAGAACGCCACGGACGCCGGGTCAGCGGTGGCCGGGCGGCGGGTGGTGGTGGTGAGGCGGCGGCAGGACGTGGCCGTCGAGGAGAAGGAGAGCTGCGGCTCCAACGACGTGTCCGCCATCAGCTTCGACGGCTCCAGCGCCGGCGGCCGGAGCGGCCTGAGCTGCTACAGGCCCGGCAAGAACCGGCTCAGGGGGCCCAGGAACCTGCCGCGGCGCAAGGTGGCGGCCGCGTCGTCGGACCACCACCGGCTCCAACAAAGATCCCACAAGGTGAGCAAGAAGGCGCGTCAGAGGGAGGAGAAGCAGCAGCTGCAGAAGGATCATCAAGTCGAGGCCGAGGCCTACGATCCCCGCCAGCCTCCGACGGATTACTGA
- the LOC109743311 gene encoding protein IQ-DOMAIN 33 isoform X3 has product MTQDAQAPAAADQRRRDVNGGAHGHAEQVHVQWSPGERTKPFTEDEAATLIQSAFRRFMERGRLLQEELRRSSGQECCYGEALKSPASACTIAASVEVQVGESLSNLRLSDDGASVSAQHRAGHSQKPRPQVFRAKEEWDDSTLSSNVLRMRIQSKMEATTRRERALAYAFSQQLRSGGTKKRSSRSEQGEFNVGWSWLERWMATRQAEPGADDSASKNATDAGSAVAGRRVVVVRRRQDVAVEEKESCGSNDVSAISFDGSSAGGRSGLSCYRPGKNRLRGPRNLPRRKVAAASSDHHRLQQRSHKVSKKARQREEKQQLQKDHQVEAEAYDPRQPPTDY; this is encoded by the exons ATGACGCAGGACGCCCAAGCTCCGGCGGCAGCCGATCAGCGTCGCCGTGACGTGAACGGCGGCGCACACGGCCACGCTGAACAAGTGCACGTTCAGTGGAGCCCCGGCGAGCGGACGAAGCCGTTCACCGAGGACGAGGCGGCGACGCTGATCCAGTCCGCATTCAGGAGGTTCATG GAAAGGGGGCGCTTGCTGCAGGAGGAGCTGAGGAGAAGCTCCGGACAAGAGTGCTGCTACGGTGAAGCGCTCAAGAGCCCTGCCTCGGCGTGCACCATCGCCgcgtcggtggaggtccaggtaGGGGAGTCCCTGAGCAACCTCCGGCTGAGCGACGACGGCGCGTCGGTGTCGGCGCAGCACCGGGCGGGCCATAGCCAGAAGCCGCGGCCCCAGGTCTTCAGAGCCAAG GAGGAGTGGGACGACAGCACGCTGAGCTCCAACGTGCTGAGGATGAGGATCCAGAGCAAGATGGAGGCCACCACGCGGCGCGAGCGGGCCCTCGCCTACGCCTTCTCGCAGCAG CTGAGGAGCGGCGGCACGAAGAAGCGGTCGTCGCGGTCGGAGCAGGGGGAGTTCAACGTGGGGTGGAGCTGGCTGGAGCGGTGGATGGCGACGCGGCAGGCCGAGCCCGGCGCCGACGACAGCGCGAGCAAGAACGCCACGGACGCCGGGTCAGCGGTGGCCGGGCGGCGGGTGGTGGTGGTGAGGCGGCGGCAGGACGTGGCCGTCGAGGAGAAGGAGAGCTGCGGCTCCAACGACGTGTCCGCCATCAGCTTCGACGGCTCCAGCGCCGGCGGCCGGAGCGGCCTGAGCTGCTACAGGCCCGGCAAGAACCGGCTCAGGGGGCCCAGGAACCTGCCGCGGCGCAAGGTGGCGGCCGCGTCGTCGGACCACCACCGGCTCCAACAAAGATCCCACAAGGTGAGCAAGAAGGCGCGTCAGAGGGAGGAGAAGCAGCAGCTGCAGAAGGATCATCAAGTCGAGGCCGAGGCCTACGATCCCCGCCAGCCTCCGACGGATTACTGA
- the LOC109743310 gene encoding 65-kDa microtubule-associated protein 1 has translation MGVAGHNDPLLGETTCGSLLQQLQLIWDEVGESDDDRDKMLLQLEQECLDVYRRKVDQASSSRARLLQQLANSKSELTRLLSSLGELSISGVIVPDKTTGTIKEQLAATSPFLEQLCRKKEKRVKEFADVQLQIQTIRGEIAGTLQVGDHLEMPHVNEDDLSMKKLNEFLFELQALQKEKSDRLHKILDFVSSVHDLCSVLGMDFLATVTEVHPSLIDSVGAHSKSVSDETISRLSKMVTELKEEKVKRLGKIQALASQLTDLWNLMDATVEERQLFDHVTCNMSSTLDRVTVPGALALDVIDQAEHEVERLDQLKASRMKDIAFKRQTELEDIYAQAHIAIDTSAARDRILSVIDSSMFEPSELLADMENQILKAKEEASSRKDILEKVDRWMLACEEESWLEDYSRDDNRYSATRGAHLNLKRAEKARVLVNKIPAIVDMLVAKTQAWEQEHNTAFTYDGVALLAMLDEYRILRQEKEEEKRRMRDQKKINDQLAAEQEKLFGSKPSPARPQSAKKLPGPRANGGAVNGTPNRRLSVQQQNGVRSASRDGRRESVRPSAPVNYVAIAKDDAASQASST, from the exons ATGGGAGTGGCCGGTCACAACGATCCTTTGTTAGGTGAAACCACATGTGGGTCTTTGCTGCAGCAACTACAG CTGATATGGGATGAGGTTGGTGAGAGCGATGATGATCGCGACAAGATGTTACTTCAGCTAGAGCAGGAATGTTTAGATGTTTACAGGAGAAAGGTTGATCAGGCTTCTAGTTCCAGAGCTCGTCTTCTTCAACAACTTGCCAACTCCAAATCCGAGCTTACTAGACTCCTTTCTTCGCTGGGAGAACTGTCTATTTCTGGTGTTATAGTT CCTGACAAGACAACTGGTACAATCAAGGAGCAACTAGCAGCGACATCACCATTCTTGGAACAGCTCTGCAGGAAAAAAGAGAAGAGGGTGAAAGAGTTTGCTGATGTTCAACTCCAAATTCAAACAATACGTGGTGAAATTGCGGGTACTCTACAAGTTGGTGACCACTTGGAAATGCCCCATGTCAACGAGGATGATCTTTCAATGAAGAAATTAAATGAATTTCTttttgaactacaagcacttCAAAAGGAAAAG AGTGATAGGTTGCACAAGATTCTTGACTTTGTGAGCTCTGTGCACGATCTTTGTTCTGTCCTTGGGATGGATTTCTTGGCCACTGTTACTGAAGTTCATCCTAGCCTCATTGACTCTGTGGGTGCTCACTCCAAGAGTGTTAGTGATGAAACAATATCCAGGCTGTCTAAGATGGTGACCGAACTTAAAGAAGAGAAAGTTAAGAGGCTTGGAAAG ATTCAAGCTCTAGCCTCCCAGCTAACTGACCTTTGGAACTTAATGGATGCCACTGTGGAGGAACGGCAACTTTTCGATCACGTCACATGCAATATGTCCTCAACATTGGATAGAGTCACAGTTCCTGGAGCTTTGGCTCTTGATGTAATTGATCAG GCTGAACATGAAGTTGAAAGGCTGGATCAGCTAAAAGCTAGTAGGATGAAGGATATTGCATTCAAAAGGCAGACTGAACTTGAAGATATATATGCCCAGGCTCATATTGCAATAGATACTAGTGCTGCAAGAGATAGAATACTGTCTGTTATTGATTCTAGTATGTTCGAGCCATCAGAACTACTGGCTGATATGGAGAACCAGATACTTAAAGCAAAGGAGGAGGCCTCGAGCAGAAAGGACATATTGGAGAAGGTCGACAGGTGGATGCTAGCATGCGAAGAAGAGAGCTGGCTTGAAGACTATAGCCGG GATGATAACAGATACAGCGCAACTAGAGGCGCACATCTGAACCTCAAGCGTGCGGAAAAAGCTCGTGTTTTGGTTAATAAAATCCCAG CCATTGTTGACATGCTGGTGGCGAAGACCCAGGCTTGGGAGCAAGAACACAACACAGCATTCACCTACGACGGCGTCGCACTTCTTGCGATGCTGGACGAATACAGAATCTTGAGACAggagaaggaggaagagaagcgaagaatgaGG GACCAGAAGAAGATAAACGACCAGCTAGCCGCCGAGCAGGAGAAGCTGTTCGGGTCAAAGCCGAGCCCGGCCCGGCCCCAGTCTGCGAAGAAGTTGCCTGGCCCTCGGGCCAACGGCGGCGCGGTGAATGGGACGCCGAACCGGAGGCTGTCGGTGCAGCAGCAGAACGGCGTGCGATCGGCGAGCCGGGACGGCCGCAGGGAGAGTGTCAGGCCATCGGCGCCGGTGAACTACGTGGCCATCGCCAAGGACGACGCGGCTTCGCAAGCGTCTTCGACCTGA